One Rhipicephalus microplus isolate Deutch F79 chromosome 4, USDA_Rmic, whole genome shotgun sequence genomic window carries:
- the LOC142814328 gene encoding uncharacterized protein LOC142814328, producing MAGKVAGRRVDVLRDTGCSTVIVRRDLVRDDELTGQTSLIYTVDRSVMRLPEAKVRIETPFYSGIVSAFCMDDPLYDVIVGNIEGARSPDQPEPLEEGPEIDLPSIAIPHDQPATADEDVVAVASRAQTKAQSKPFQPLPAPNSEEDPSFSYAEEQIQDESLKPCFAQIDKDLRCRNSKCAIMFKQEDGLLYRYYTERSGRRIRQLLVPKNHREAVMKLAHDGIMAGHLGAEKTKDRIQEEFFWPGVTADVKRFVASCDICQRTVPKGRVPHVSLGQSPVIDTPFKRVAIDIVGPIRPPSGQGNRYILTLVDCATRYPEAVALPGIETERVAEALVEMFSRFGVPREILSDRGSNFTSELMKEVARLLSVRQLHTTPYHPMANGMVEKFNGTLKTMLKRIEVPQASLGFSPFELLYGRHVWGPLAILKEVWTNQELDDELKTTYQYVLDLRNRLEETCRLAHEELRRAGVRYAKHYNRKSRDRVFQPGDKVLILLPTDKNKLLLHWKGPFEVQAKIGDFDYSIKTPGGPKIFHANLLKKYAERETNQDAPHQCQAIVGVIDNGDEQELPVPEFVQTEGITEVKICPSLTDQQKEELEKTMKAHSKIFSNVPGKTDWVECHLETVTESPVHVKQYPLPFATTKDIEAEVQQMKTLGIIEVSKSPYNSPVLLVDKPDKTKRFVVDFRRLNNLMIADAEPMPRADAVFASATNKRYFSKLDFVKGYWQIPLSQQSRPKTAFSTKSCFYQFCYMPFGIKTAPAVFARLMRLVTEGIPGVEHYYDDVLITSTTWEEHLSTLRQLFARIQAAGLTVRPSKCELGMNEIDFLGHHIGQNMLAPLGKTLDKIQAAPAPKTKRQVRAFLGLTSYYREFIPNYAEISAPLTELIKKGESNLVKWTTTHEKAFAKLKECISNPPVLRLPDLTKEFILRTDASDTRLGAVLLQSHEGTLHPIAYASRKLLPRESSYSTIERECLALVWGIQKFNIYLYGVPFLVQTDHQPLQYIKQAKQLNSRVLRWSLLLQEYQFRVEHIKGSENVGADYLSRVRMFWKGRRQVHADTTFLDKRSRFPLGSEDLRQSMPTRHAKPRGEAERGVLAASSRPTRCAAPARTPTDNDPELAQALMDMDDQDIETQVSSAVDANEDFLSPDEVLQGESTSDAENKEKDSAEERDDEAKNAYCTD from the exons ATGGCTGGAAAAGTGGCGGGAAGGCGTGTAGACGTTTTAAGAGACACTGGGTGCTCCACTGTAATAGTACGAAGAGACCTAGTCCGCGACGATGAACTCACGGGCCAGACCAGCCTGATTTACACCGTCGACCGTTCGGTCATGAGGCTGCCTGAGGCCAAGGTCAGGATCGAGACGCCCTTCTACAGTGGGATTGTTTCTGCCTTCTGCATGGATGATCCATTGTATGACGTAATCGTGGGGAACATCGAGGGCGCCCGTTCGCCGGACCAACCCGAACCACTGGAAGAGGGCCCAGAAATCGATCTACCATCGATTGCAATCCCTCACGACCAACCAGCCACGGCCGACGAGGACGTAGTCGCAGTTGCAAGCCGAGCACAGACCAAAGCCCAGTCGAAGCCATTCCAGCCCCTCCCTGCACCCAATTCCGAAGAGGACCCGAGCTTCAGCTATGCCGAGGAACAAATCCAGGACGAGTCGTTAAAACCCTGCTTTGCGCAAATCGACAAGGACCTCAGATGCCGTAATAGTAAATGCGCGATAATGTTCAAGCAGGAAGATGGACTGCTCTACAGGTACTATACGGAGAGGAGTGGTCGGCGGATACGACAGCTCTTGGTGCCGAAGAACCACCGAGAGGCTGTTATGAAGCTAGCCCACGATGGGATAATGGCGGGGCACCTGGGGGCCGAGAAAACCAAGGACAGAATTCAGGAAGAATTCTTCTGGCCCGGTGTCACAGCCGACGTGAAACGGTTCGTGGCATCTTGCGATATCTGCCAGCGAACTGTGCCAAAAGGAAGGGTGCCACACGTGTCACTCGGCCAGTCCCCCGTCATAGACACCCCCTTTAAAAGGGTAGCTATTGATATAGTAGGCCCTATCCGACCTCCATCTGGTCAAGGAAACCGCTATATCCTGACTCTCGTCGATTGCGCCACGCGCTATCCGGAGGCAGTTGCACTACCTGGCATAGAGACCGAACGAGTCGCAGAGGCCCTCGTGGAGATGTTCTCCCGTTTTGGTGTACCGAGGGAAATCCTAAGTGATCGGGGCTCGAATTTCACGTCGGAGTTAATGAAGGAAGTGGCACGACTTCTATCGGTGCGCCAACTCCATACCACCCCTTACCACCCGATGGCCAACGGTATGGTGGAaaaatttaatggcaccctgaagactATGCTCAAAAGAAT AGAGGTTCCCCAGGCAAGTCTCGGCTTTTCACCGTTCGAGCTTCTGTACGGCCGACATGTCTGGGGACCCCTGGCGATCTTAAAGGAAGTTTGGACGAACCAAGAGCTGGACGATGAGCTGAAGACAACCTATCAGTACGTATTGGATCTCCGAAATCGTCTAGAAGAGACGTGCCGCCTAGCTCACGAAGAACTCCGAAGGGCGGGAGTACGCTACGCTAAGCACTACAATCGAAAATCAAGGGATAGAGTCTTCCAACCAGGAGATAAGGTTCTCATCCTGCTCCCAACTGACAAAAATAAACTCTTGCTGCATTGGAAGGGGCCCTTCGAAGTGCAGGCGAAAATTGGGGACTTCGATTACTCCATAAAGACGCCGGGCGGGCCGAAAATTTTCCATGCCAATTTGCTGAAGAAGTATGCGGAGCGGGAAACGAACCAAGATGCGCCACATCAATGCCAAGCCATCGTAGGGGTTATTGACAATGGAGATGAACAGGAACTACCGGTGCCGGAGTTCGTGCAGACAGAAGGGATTACTGAAGTCAAGATCTGCCCAAGTTTGACGGACCAACAAAAGGAGGAGTTGGAGAAAACCATGAAAGCGCACTCTAAAATATTTTCGAATGTCCCGGGCAAGACAGATTGGGTGGAGTGCCACCTCGAGACAGTGACGGAGTCCCCAGTCCACGTCAAACAGTACCCGTTACCTTTTGCTACGACTAAAGACATCGAGGCCGAGGTACAGCAAATGAAAACACTGGGCATAATTGAAGTCTCGAAATCGCCCTATAATTCCCCAGTGTTGCTTGTGGACAAACCAGACAAAACCAAGCGGTTTGTAGTCGATTTCCGGCGCCTGAACAACCTCATGATAGCAGATGCAGAGCCCATGCCTAGGGCAGATGCCGTTTTTGCCAGTGCCACAAACAAAAGATACTTCTCTAAGTTAGATTTTGTtaagggctactggcaaatcccaCTCTCCCAGCAGTCGAGACCTAAAACTGCGTTTTCGACAAAATCCTGTTtctaccagttttgctacatgcctTTCGGGATCAAAACGGCACCCGCCGTGTTCGCCCGGCTGATGCGACTAGTCACTGAGGGAATCCCGGGCGTTGAACATTACTACGACGACGTACTCATAACAAGCACGACCTGGGAGGAACACCTATCCACTCTCAGACAACTCTTCGCTCGAATTCAGGCTGCCGGGTTGACCGTGAGACCGAGCAAGTGTGAGTTGGGAATGAATGAGATTGATTTCCTGGGTCATCACATTGGACAAAACATGCTTGCTCCACTGGGAAAGACTCTTGACAAAATCCAAGCTGCACCCGCCCCAAAAACGAAGCGACAGGTACGCGCTTTTCTCGGGTTGACCAGTTATTACCGGGAGTTCATTCCAAATTATGCCGAGATCAGCGCCCCTCTCACAGAACTGATCAAGAAGGGTGAAAGCAATTTAGTAAAATGGACGACGACACACGAGAAAGCATTTGCGAAACTCAAGGAATGTATCTCGAACCCTCCCGTGCTCCGCCTCCCAGACTTAACCAAGGAATTCATCCTCCGCACCGACGCTTCCGACACCAGACTTGGGGCTGTGCTCTTGCAGTCACACGAAGGGACCCTCCATCCCATAGCCTACGCCAGTCGCAAACTACTTCCCCGGGAATCATCCTACAGCACCATCGAAAGAGAATGTCTAGCCCTGGTGTGGGGGATACAGAAGTTTAATATTTATCTCTACGGAGTTCCTTTCTTGGTCCAAACTGACCACCAGCCTCTCCAATACATCAAACAGGCTAAACAGCTCAACAGCAGAGTGTTGAGGTGGAGCTTGCTTCTGCAAGAGTATCAGTTCCGAGTCGAGCACATCAAGGGAAGCGAGAACGTTggtgccgactaccttagccgagTTAGAATGTTTTGGAAGG GAAGACGTCAGGTACAcgctgacaccacctttttggacAAGCGATCCCGGTTTCCTCTGGGAAGTGAAGACCTTCGGCAGAGCATGCCAACCCGCCACGCTAAGCCTCGCGGCGAAGCGGAACGCGGAGTCCTGGCAGCCAGCTCTCGGCCGACGCGTTGCGCTGCACCTGCCCGAACCCCAACGGACAACGACCCTGAACTAGCCCAGGCACTTATGGACATGGATGACCAAGACATCGAAACCCAAGTGAGCTCTGCGGTAGACGCCAATGAAGATTTCCTTTCACCTGACGAAGTGCTACAAGGGGAATCTACTAGCGACGCCGAGAACAAGGAAAAAGACTCTGCGGAGGAACGCGACGATGAAGCCAAGAATG